In one Pseudomonas tensinigenes genomic region, the following are encoded:
- a CDS encoding TonB-dependent siderophore receptor: protein MRRTLLSICVLQALSSSSWAEQANSTSSALELEATDVVGTADYERADGPVQGYRATRSASATRTDSSIHETPQSISVVTKDAVEDLGATRLQDALDYAGGVGRANNFGGQGLTTFTVRGFTTGEFYRNGFPINRGYPNMPDANTIERLEVLRGPATMLYGRGDPGGTFNVVSKQPLAERTVTLGSQLNDQGMKRGTLDASGPLDEEGRLAYRLNVVGEGGDTFRDHVETERYGITPVLTWQASDTTRVIFEGDFMRNNHPLDRGVTRYAKQIGTASRDTFFGEKDAGKLHNDNNMAQLRVEHLLNDDWTLGGGFQWLDGSLEGNAIEANGIADDGRTLGRNFNYRKLEWTDKDTQLNLTGHFSTGGLQHTLLTGIEYEDYDYKSIIQRSSGAVGAYPIDIFDPVYGQPRPALTRTPTHDKENLKTYAAFVQDQVALTERLKVLAGARFERFEHDYETYVPGGKNWQASDNAVTPRIGVTYDLTETLAVYADTARSFKPNTGASRVGGGFAPEKGKSYEMGVKWEALDHQLSVDAAIYQIEKRNVLTTDPVDSTFNVAAGEVRSRGFDLNVAGNLTPEWRVIGGYAYVDAEVTKDNVIRSGTRLMNIPQNSFSLLNVYEFQDGALKGLGLGTGLKYVDERAGQTANTAFSMDSYTVVDLLGFYKVNEKVRLNLDVKNLFDRDYEEGAFGNVYAYPGAPRTVQVGISYTL from the coding sequence ATGCGTCGTACTCTGCTTTCCATTTGCGTGCTGCAGGCGTTGTCTTCTTCCTCGTGGGCCGAACAGGCCAATTCAACATCCTCAGCGCTAGAGCTGGAGGCGACCGACGTGGTCGGTACAGCGGATTACGAACGAGCCGACGGCCCGGTGCAGGGTTACCGCGCGACGCGCTCGGCCAGCGCCACGCGCACCGACAGTTCGATCCATGAAACCCCGCAATCGATCAGCGTAGTGACCAAGGATGCGGTCGAAGACCTCGGCGCCACCCGTCTGCAAGACGCACTGGATTACGCCGGCGGCGTCGGCCGCGCGAACAATTTCGGCGGGCAGGGGCTGACCACATTCACCGTGCGCGGCTTCACCACCGGCGAGTTCTACCGCAACGGTTTCCCGATCAATCGCGGCTACCCGAACATGCCCGACGCCAACACCATCGAGCGTCTGGAAGTGCTGCGTGGGCCGGCAACAATGCTCTACGGTCGTGGCGATCCGGGCGGCACCTTCAACGTTGTGTCCAAGCAGCCATTGGCCGAGCGCACGGTCACGTTGGGCAGTCAGTTGAATGATCAAGGCATGAAACGCGGCACGCTGGACGCCTCCGGCCCTCTGGACGAAGAGGGTCGTCTGGCCTATCGATTGAACGTGGTGGGTGAGGGCGGCGATACCTTTCGCGATCACGTCGAGACCGAGCGCTACGGCATCACGCCAGTGCTGACCTGGCAGGCCAGCGATACCACCCGAGTGATCTTCGAGGGTGATTTCATGCGCAACAATCATCCACTGGATCGCGGCGTGACGCGTTACGCCAAACAGATCGGCACCGCCTCGCGCGACACGTTCTTCGGCGAGAAAGACGCCGGCAAGTTGCACAACGACAACAACATGGCGCAACTGCGCGTCGAACATCTGCTCAATGATGACTGGACGCTGGGCGGTGGCTTCCAGTGGCTCGACGGCTCGCTTGAAGGCAACGCGATCGAAGCCAACGGCATTGCCGATGACGGTCGAACCCTGGGGCGCAATTTCAACTACCGCAAACTGGAGTGGACCGACAAGGACACTCAACTCAATCTGACCGGTCATTTCAGCACCGGTGGCTTGCAGCACACCTTGCTGACCGGTATCGAGTATGAAGATTACGACTACAAGTCGATCATTCAGCGCTCCAGCGGCGCGGTCGGCGCCTACCCGATCGACATCTTCGATCCGGTTTACGGCCAACCGCGTCCGGCATTGACCCGCACGCCGACCCACGACAAGGAAAACCTCAAGACCTATGCCGCGTTCGTCCAGGATCAGGTGGCGTTGACCGAGCGTCTGAAGGTCCTGGCCGGGGCACGTTTCGAGCGTTTCGAGCACGACTATGAAACCTACGTACCCGGCGGTAAAAACTGGCAGGCCAGCGACAACGCGGTGACCCCGCGCATCGGCGTGACCTACGACCTGACCGAGACGCTGGCGGTCTACGCCGACACTGCGCGCTCGTTCAAGCCCAATACCGGCGCGAGCCGCGTGGGCGGAGGCTTTGCACCGGAGAAAGGCAAATCCTACGAAATGGGCGTCAAGTGGGAAGCGCTGGATCATCAGTTGAGCGTCGATGCGGCGATCTATCAGATCGAAAAGCGCAACGTGCTGACCACCGATCCGGTGGACTCGACCTTCAACGTCGCGGCCGGGGAAGTGCGCAGCCGCGGTTTCGACCTGAACGTCGCCGGCAACCTGACACCCGAATGGCGGGTGATCGGCGGCTACGCCTACGTGGATGCCGAAGTGACTAAGGACAATGTGATCCGCTCCGGCACACGGTTGATGAACATTCCGCAAAACAGCTTCAGCCTGCTCAACGTTTACGAGTTTCAGGACGGAGCGCTTAAAGGTTTGGGCCTGGGCACCGGACTCAAATACGTCGACGAGCGTGCTGGGCAAACCGCCAATACTGCGTTCTCGATGGACAGCTACACCGTCGTCGATTTGCTCGGCTTCTATAAGGTCAACGAGAAGGTGCGGCTCAATCTTGACGTGAAGAATCTGTTTGATCGGGATTATGAAGAGGGCGCGTTCGGTAATGTCTACGCCTATCCGGGAGCGCCGAGAACGGTGCAGGTGGGGATTTCCTACACCTTGTAA